A part of Cotesia glomerata isolate CgM1 linkage group LG4, MPM_Cglom_v2.3, whole genome shotgun sequence genomic DNA contains:
- the LOC123262437 gene encoding alkylated DNA repair protein alkB homolog 8 yields the protein MEKNTSKSRKCNLKQRKASERLARDLNIKSCENPTEYIAICNAGLVTELKYESLELVINKISTNNSNYKIVMPRGKSYCFIKFEDSSAAKNFYDKLNGEFEENLKTTLYLIFCESIPDDNELVGDQLPGGLRLIEEFISREQEDRLLQLVDWDEHELNSELKHRKVKHFGYEFCYKTNRVDPNSPIEPIPADLEFLYGLFEEHSCGRYKYDQITINRYLPGQGIPPHIDTHSPFEDTILSLSCGSACVMDFKHEDKKIQVHLPARSLLIMSGESRYAWTHGVCPRHHDVFEQKQGDKVTTTTLERGTRISFTFRKIRTGDCSCNYNDYCDSKKSKREIHQSKAPLLESSYVHQVYDEISSHFDETRHKQWPNVAKFIDSIDPGSILLDVGCGNGKYLTPKTGLLKIGCDRSNGLLNICRSKSYQVFQSDCLKLPFRSNSCDAAISIAVIHHLSTAERRRDAFLELIRILRPIGRCLIYVWAKEQRRNKQDSAYLKLNPGKIKEHKNVQLFEDLELPVHDNRTNFSHNDVMVPWKTKSGNEFLRYYHVFDETEFRGLCLSLQEVSVVDIYYDQGNWCCILEKKSSLVLS from the exons atggaaaaaaatacgTCGAAATCGcgaaaatgtaatttaaaacaGCGTAAAGCAAGTGAAAGATTAGCGCGTGATTTGAACATTAAATCTTGTGAAAACCCGACAGAATACATCGCGATTTGCAACGCGGGCCTTGTTACCGAATTGAAATATGAATCCCTAGAGCTtgtcattaataaaatatcgaCAAATAATTCGAATTACAAAATAGTAATGCCACGAGGTAAATCGTactgttttataaaattcgagGATTCGAGTGccgcgaaaaatttttacgacaAATTAAACGGCGAATTcgaagaaaatttaaagacaactttgtatttaattttctgcGAATCTATCCCTGATGATAATGAACTGGTTGGCGACCAGCTTCCTGGAGGCTTGAGATTAATCGAGGAATTCATTAGTCGAGAGCAAGAAGATCGATTGCTGCAATTGGTTGACTGGGACGAACACGAGCTTAATTCGGAACTAAAACATCGCAAGGTCAAACATTTTGGGTACGAGTTTTGCTACAAGACCAATCGGGTTGATCCGAACTCGCCGATAGAACCGATACCGGCGGATTTGGAATTTTTGTATGGATTGTTTGAGGAACATAGCTGCGGAAGATATAAGTATGATCAAATTACGATCAATAGGTATTTACCCGGACaag gtattCCGCCGCATATTGATACTCACAGTCCATTCGAAGACACGATTCTATCCCTATCATGTGGAAGTGCCTGTGTGATGGATTTCAAACatgaagacaaaaaaatacaagTCCACTTACCAGCAcgttcattattaattatgtctGGAGAATCACGTTACGCTTGGACCCACGGAGTTTGTCCGAGACACCACGACGTTTTTGAACAAAAGCAAGGTGATAAAGTAACGACAACGACTCTTGAACGCGGGACACGAATTTCTTTTACGTTTAGAAAAATTCGCACCGGAGACTGCTCGTGCAATTACAACGATTATTGTGATTCAAAGAAATCTAAAAGGGAGATTCACCAATCAAAAGCCCCCTTACTTGAGTCATCTTACGTTCATCAa GTATATGACGAAATTTCGAGTCATTTTGATGAAACGAGACATAAACAGTGGCCTAatgttgcaaaatttattgactcGATTGATCCTGGGAGTATTCTTCTAGATGTTGGCTGTGGCAatggaaaatatttaactccaaaaactggattattaaaa attggCTGTGATCGAAGTAACGGACTTTTAAACATCTGCAGATCAAAATCATACCAAGTATTTCAATCAGACTGTCTGAAATTACCATTCAGATCAAACTCCTGCGACGCCGCAATTAGCATCGCGGTGATCCATCATTTATCAACAGCTGAGCGTCGTCGTGACGCCTTTCTTGAACTGATTAGAATTCTCAGGCCTATTGGCAGGTGTTTAATTTACGTGTGGGCTAAGGAGCAGCGACGTAATAAGCAAGATTCAGCttatcttaaattaaatcCTGGGAAAATAAAAGAACACAAAAATGTACAATTGTTCGAAGATCTGGAGCTACCGGTTCACGATAACAGGACTAATTTCAGTCATAACGATGTCATGGTTCCCTGGAAAACTAAAAGtggtaatgaatttttaaggtATTATCacgtttttgatgaaactgaATTCCGTGGTTTGTGCCTGAGCTTACAAGAAGTTTCTGttgttgatatttattatgacCAAGGTAATTGGTGCtgtattttagaaaaaaaatcttcattaGTCTTAAGTTGA
- the LOC123262501 gene encoding histone deacetylase complex subunit SAP30 homolog, whose product MNGFSTGEEDSRGASDQICCLVDEGERCSRPAGNASYSKRIQKTVTQRRLKLNLDHMARHIYICDFHKQVILCARSKQQQQRRRKDSEEDSGETDNDVPDVDLFQLQVGTLRRYKRHYKVQTKPGLNKAQLADTLMKHFKTIPVSEKEVSSIFIYTVKTNANKLDQKNGVSSDTT is encoded by the exons atgaacggATTCAGTACCGGTGAAGAGGATTCGCGTGGTGCATCCGACCAAATTTGTTGTCTTGTTGACGAAGGGGAGAGATGTTCCAGGCCTGCAGGCAATGCTTCTTACAGCAAGCGGATTCAAAAGACTGTTACTCAGAGACGtctcaaattaaatttagatcATATG gCAAGACATATTTACATATGTGATTTTCATAAACAAGTGATACTGTGCGCGAGATCAAAACAACAGCAACAGAGACGAAGAAAAGACTCAGAAGAAGATTCCGGTGAAACTGATAATGATGTACCAGATGTTGATTTATTCCAATTACAAGTTGGCACTTTGAGAAGATACAAAAGACACTACAAAGTACAGACAAAACCTGGGTTGAACAAAGCACAACTTgctgat ACCCTCATGAAACATTTCAAAACAATTCCAGTATCTGAAAAAGAAGTAtcaagtatatttatttacaccgTAAAAACTAACGCCAATAAACTAGACCAAAAAAACGGTGTTAGTAGTGATACAACGTaa
- the LOC123262460 gene encoding exosome complex component rrp45 has protein sequence MKEVLITKCEKKFINTALDENIRLDGRKLNEARKLKLHFGSSWGSCLASLGQTRVIANVSCDIQQPKLSRPNEGLLYINVELNPLAAAHFEAGRQSEVGVALTRQLERCFKDSRCLDMESLCIVADKKVWNIRVDINVINHDGNLVDCASIATLAALSHFHRPDVTSTGDDVIIHSFAEKDPLPLTLFHQPVCVSFSTFENGKTIMDPTYIEERLGVTQLTMGLNAYHEFVNLSFADKSSLSKISTDVSASVKSIAANHAINVIKQIRDAVTLDVQTRYKKEPCKINRFKDAISIDKISMFREKMPIKLSQWNTRIKEEEAQKNNLKMDCNDEENDNNDDDDEDNDVEMDESGDEVRKVGLGSAELITKMSTSVGEGIKNSWVSSSDDEDDDGTSANDIETLKVTKVNKVLGEIVLTDSEQEDIL, from the exons atgaaGGAAGTATTAATCACAaaatgcgagaaaaaatttataaatactgcCTTAGACGAAAATATC agACTTGATGGCAGAAAATTAAACGaagcaagaaaattaaaattacactttGGATCTAGCTGGGGATCGTGTTTAGCTTCGTTAGGACAAACAAG GGTTATAGCAAATGTATCCTGTGATATTCAGCAGCCAAAGTTATCTCGTCCAAATGAAGGATTGTTGTACATAAATGTTGAGTTAAATCCGCTGGCAGCAGCGCACTTTGAAGCTGGAAGACAGTCTGAAGTCGGTGTAGCTTTAACGAGGCAACTAGAAAGATGTTTCAAGGACTCTAGGTGCCTTGACATGGAATCTTTGTGCATTGTCGCAGATaagaaa GTATGGAATATCAGAGTCGACATAAATGTAATCAATCACGATGGTAACTTGGTTGATTGCGCTAGTATAGCAACCTTGGCTGCTTTATCACATTTTCATCGTCCTGATGTAACTTCAACTGGAGATGATGTCATTATACATTCATTTGCTGAGAAGGATCCATTGCCTTTGACATTGTTTCATCAACCTGTTTGTGTTTCATTTTCAACATTTGAAAA TGGAAAAACAATAATGGACCCGACATACATCGAAGAAAGATTGGGCGTCACGCAACTAACGATGGGTTTAAATGCGTATCATGAATTTGTAAATTTGTCATTTGCTGATAAATCATCTTTGTCTAAAATCTCAACAGACGTTTCAGCTTCTGTAAAATCTATAGCAGCTAACCACGctataaatgttataaaacAGATTCGTGATGCTGTTACTCTCGACGTACAAACGAG gtacaaAAAGGAACCTTGCAAAATTAACAGATTTAAGGATGCGATatctattgataaaataagtaTGTTCAGAGAGAAGATGCCTATTAAATTGTCCCAATGGAACACTAGAATTAAAGAGGAAGAGgcccaaaaaaataatctaaaaatgGATTGCAATGATGaagaaaatgataataatgatgatgatgatgaagataATGATGTGGAGATGGACGAGTCTGGTGATGAAGTGCGCAAAGTTGGCTTGGGATCTGCtgaattaataactaaaatg AGTACAAGTGTTGGTGAAGGTATCAAAAATTCGTGGGTTAGTTCTTCTGACGACGAAGATGATGATGGTACTAGTGCCAATGATATAGAAACTTTAAAAGTTACTAAGGTTAATAAAGTTCTTGGCGAAAtag TATTAACTGACAGCGAACAAGAAGACATTCTataa
- the LOC123262453 gene encoding high mobility group protein DSP1 isoform X2, producing MSEHHRVAAGAAGGWGTSSPGNREDNGGTGNAGGGANNWWPGINAEQQQQLQQQAAAVVQQQTLHQHLMNQQAAAAAAQQLNQHHQDIVRSTAAGTQHLFSYKTMAASFQNPATGGQSNSTVSTTSSNSGGASGNPNNSSGGANCMRGGYDYRMTGQTGGAGSNTSAGGANTNNSNNQGNTPTGNTNTQTNPPAGSVQWWYSSGAVMDANNVHQQMQGQHISSNQIPAHQIQQLPGQNNLQQNNAQITKMPRGKTDSKPRGRMTAYAFFVQTCRQEHKKKHPEETIVFQEFSKKCADRWKIMSDKEKKRFQEMAEKDKKRYDAEMQNYTPPKGENIKGRGKKRKHLKDPNAPKRSLSAFFWFCHDERGNVKMRNPEYGVGDIAKELGKKWSDADPETKSKYEAMAEKDKARYERESTAYKKKMANGPGEIL from the exons ATGTCGGAACATCACCGCGTCGCCGCGGGAGCGGCTGGTGGCTGGGGTACGTCGAGCCCTGGGAATCGTGAGGACAATGGTGGTACTGGAAATGCTGGTGGTGGAGCAAATAATTGGTGGCCAGGGATAAATGCCGAGCAGCAGCAACAATTGCAACAACAGGCTGCCGCTGTGGTACAGCAACAGACATTACACCAGCACTTGATGAACCAGCAGGCTGCCGCTGCTGCTGCACAACAGTTGAATCAGCATCATCAGGATATCGTAAGGAGCACCGCTGCTGGAACTCAGCACTTGTTTTCATACAAAACAATGGCTGCCAGTTTCCAAAATCCAGCTACTGGCGGACAATCAAACAGTACGGTATCGACAACATCATCAAATAGTGGTGGTGCTAGTGGTAATCCTAATAATTCTAGTGGTGGTGCTAATTGTATGAGAGGAGGATACGATTATCGTATGACTGGACAAACTGGTGGTGCTGGTAGCAATACATCCGCTGGTGGTGCTAATactaataatagtaataatcaAGGTAATACTCCTACTGGTAATACCAATACACAAACAAATCCACCAGCTGGTAGTGTACAATGGTGGTATTCCAGTGGTGCTGTTATGGACGCTAATAATGTTCATCAACAGATGCAAGGACAGCATATATCTTCAAATCAAATTCCCGCG catCAAATACAGCAGCTGCCAggtcaaaataatttacaacaaaataacGCGCAAATAACTAAAATGCCGCGTGGAAAAACGGATTCTAAACCCAGGGGGCGAATGACTGCCTACGCATTTTTTGTTCAAACATGCCGTCAGGAGCACAAGAAAAAACATCCTGAAGAAACTATTGTTTTCCAAGAGTTTTCGAAAAAATGCGCCGATAGGTGGaag ATAATGTCTGATAAAGAAAAGAAACGTTTCCAAGAAATGGCTGAGAAAGACAAAAAGAGATACGACGCAGAAATGCAAAACTACACACCACCCAAAGGTGAAAACATTAAGGGAAGAGGAAAGAAACGCAAGCACCTGAAAGATCCTAACGCACCTAAAAGAtcatt gtcGGCATTCTTTTGGTTCTGTCACGATGAACGTGGAAATGTAAAAATGCGCAATCCAGAGTACGGTGTCGGTGATATCGCTAAGGAATTGGGTAAAAAGTGGTCTGACGCAGATCCTGAAACCAAATCTAAGTACGAAGCTATGGCCGAGAAAGACAAAGCTCGATACGAAAGG GAATCGACTGCATACAAGAAGAAAATGGCAAACGGACCGGGAGAAATTTTATGA
- the LOC123262453 gene encoding high mobility group protein DSP1 isoform X1: MSEHHRVAAGAAGGWGTSSPGNREDNGGTGNAGGGANNWWPGINAEQQQQLQQQAAAVVQQQTLHQHLMNQQAAAAAAQQLNQHHQDIVRSTAAGTQHLFSYKTMAASFQNPATGGQSNSTVSTTSSNSGGASGNPNNSSGGANCMRGGYDYRMTGQTGGAGSNTSAGGANTNNSNNQGNTPTGNTNTQTNPPAGSVQWWYSSGAVMDANNVHQQMQGQHISSNQIPAHQIQQLPGQNNLQQNNAQITKMPRGKTDSKPRGRMTAYAFFVQTCRQEHKKKHPEETIVFQEFSKKCADRWKIMSDKEKKRFQEMAEKDKKRYDAEMQNYTPPKGENIKGRGKKRKHLKDPNAPKRSLSAFFWFCHDERGNVKMRNPEYGVGDIAKELGKKWSDADPETKSKYEAMAEKDKARYEREMTAYKKKMKDGPDVMMGAPANAMIKHESEEDMEEDDAEDDDE, from the exons ATGTCGGAACATCACCGCGTCGCCGCGGGAGCGGCTGGTGGCTGGGGTACGTCGAGCCCTGGGAATCGTGAGGACAATGGTGGTACTGGAAATGCTGGTGGTGGAGCAAATAATTGGTGGCCAGGGATAAATGCCGAGCAGCAGCAACAATTGCAACAACAGGCTGCCGCTGTGGTACAGCAACAGACATTACACCAGCACTTGATGAACCAGCAGGCTGCCGCTGCTGCTGCACAACAGTTGAATCAGCATCATCAGGATATCGTAAGGAGCACCGCTGCTGGAACTCAGCACTTGTTTTCATACAAAACAATGGCTGCCAGTTTCCAAAATCCAGCTACTGGCGGACAATCAAACAGTACGGTATCGACAACATCATCAAATAGTGGTGGTGCTAGTGGTAATCCTAATAATTCTAGTGGTGGTGCTAATTGTATGAGAGGAGGATACGATTATCGTATGACTGGACAAACTGGTGGTGCTGGTAGCAATACATCCGCTGGTGGTGCTAATactaataatagtaataatcaAGGTAATACTCCTACTGGTAATACCAATACACAAACAAATCCACCAGCTGGTAGTGTACAATGGTGGTATTCCAGTGGTGCTGTTATGGACGCTAATAATGTTCATCAACAGATGCAAGGACAGCATATATCTTCAAATCAAATTCCCGCG catCAAATACAGCAGCTGCCAggtcaaaataatttacaacaaaataacGCGCAAATAACTAAAATGCCGCGTGGAAAAACGGATTCTAAACCCAGGGGGCGAATGACTGCCTACGCATTTTTTGTTCAAACATGCCGTCAGGAGCACAAGAAAAAACATCCTGAAGAAACTATTGTTTTCCAAGAGTTTTCGAAAAAATGCGCCGATAGGTGGaag ATAATGTCTGATAAAGAAAAGAAACGTTTCCAAGAAATGGCTGAGAAAGACAAAAAGAGATACGACGCAGAAATGCAAAACTACACACCACCCAAAGGTGAAAACATTAAGGGAAGAGGAAAGAAACGCAAGCACCTGAAAGATCCTAACGCACCTAAAAGAtcatt gtcGGCATTCTTTTGGTTCTGTCACGATGAACGTGGAAATGTAAAAATGCGCAATCCAGAGTACGGTGTCGGTGATATCGCTAAGGAATTGGGTAAAAAGTGGTCTGACGCAGATCCTGAAACCAAATCTAAGTACGAAGCTATGGCCGAGAAAGACAAAGCTCGATACGAAAGG gAAATGACTGCGtacaaaaagaaaatgaaggaTGGTCCTGATGTTATGATGGGGGCACCTGCAAATGCGATGATTAAGCACGAGAGTGAGGAGGACATGGAAGAGGATGATGCCGAGGATGATGATGAATAG